tgcggctcatgtacgtatcgcattgctgacacaaaataattaattattcattacccgaacattatttatgaacttttatgatcggaccatgtaaataatgcattgctgaccattctttaatcataaaagttcataaactgtgctcagaaagtgagtaattaacgattttacaTATTCATTGTCGTGTATATTCATCCTACGCGCCGCCCGCGTatgccacggaggaataattaccgaaaaaccatatcctcgtagattttaatacaaaattgaatttgctcgtgcttatgtacttgacttttcaacttttttgtccacgtttttctcttgcaccactcaaccaattcaaccggatgacacggttgactatttttgctttagcgtgaaatttactcgctcgctcaacattgttaggttaggcgcggagcgcctcaatcaaacagacATAGTTTACATGTGTTTATACATAGTGTGTGACCGTATGGTGTCAAGCAATCATGCCCATAAGTCCAAATTTTAGGAAATGGATTACAGGAATCGGTGCAATAAGTGGTGCCGTATTTTTTTATCCGAACGATAGCGATAATAATGAGGTGCCAGAAAAAGAAACTCCTTGGATACCAACCGCTACACCTTGGACCAAATGGAATCATAATTGGGATAggttatattttgtattatcgttatcaatgtttatagaaatattattgACCCGTAATTTACTCGGgacatgtaattaatattatttttctttaataaatgatTGAAATCAAACTCCTCACcagttattttaattgaaaattactgTGCTGGAAAAAATGTTTtggtatattatttaaataaaattagtgtgatcttaatttttctttttggacaacaataattattttctttgtatAATGAAAATATCTGTTGTAGGTGTATCATGGGAGATTAATATTTGTATGTCATGTTTAATCATGTAGATATTTCTTTCtaataattagttatttttaatctatttgtgcttataattttatttatagacgAGAtccaaaatgtttaataaatccAAAGAAACTAGATAGCTTAAACGATGAAAACAAGTATAGCAAAGAAATAGTAAAAAAGACGGCACATGCAATACGTCATATCATTTTGGTTCGTCATGGGCAATATAATACAAAAGCAAAAACACAGGCTGAAGGAACACTTACGGATCTTGGTAagcaaattttatgtaatttatacttTGATAATCTATCATTATTcatatgatatttttatctattattttaaatataattataatcctATATGcgactaaattaaaatttaaactgtTAAGGTAAACAACAAGCTGAGATAACAGGAAAGAGATTGGATGAATTGGGTTTTCCGTATACAGTACTAGTACATTCAACAATGATTAGGGCACAACAGACTGCTGAAATTATAATGAAAAGTCTGAAAAATGTAGAAGTAAAAAATGATTCACTTCTTAATGAGGGTGCACCGATTCCACCTGAACCATTAATTAATTGGAGGCCTGAACTAAATGTATGTAGCTCTTTCACAAATATACACAAGGAttttaatctaaaaattgatCAGAAATAGAGTCGAGAATTATAGAAAGGATTTTTGAATATCTATTTTCCAGAAAGTTCAAactatgtatatttaaaataacattctTTAGTTTTATACAGATGGACCCAGGATAGAAGCTGCATTTAGGAAATATTTTCATCGTGCTGATCCTAGCCAAGAGAAAGATTCTTATACAATTCTTGTTTGCCATGCAAATGTTATTAGATATTTTGTATGCCGGTAAATGATTTCGTGTGTTAtctatttatttactttattaacgcttcatttaataattttatttattttagagcTCTACAATTTCCACCACAAAGTTGGTTACGTCTAAGTTTAGGTCATGCAAGTATCACATGGGTCACCATTTACCCTGATGGAATTGTAACACTATGGATTTTTGGTGATACTGCTCATATGAAGCCACAATTCATTTCATAACTAAAATCAAATGTATCATGAAATATTTACAGTATTTTTACCTcctgttattttcaatttataaatgatataaaaacaagctatgtgtatgtatttatttcctttttcataaattacaTCATGATGATTATATCATAGAAAATTATATCTGTAATAAAATTatgcatttaattttatataaatatgagCAATATGATAGAGTAGCAATATTTAAGTTCATATTTATAATAGATTATTGTACAGTAGTGGATTTACAAAGTTAAAAGCATTCGGACGTCTACTTCTTTTATAcatctaaaaaatttaaatttttgcagGCTTAGTATTTCAGCCACCTAGCGGTGAAAAGTAggaactaatgaaactacagtTACCAGGGTGTGTAGTTcatcctgttcgccggagagatggcactGGTAGTACCATTTTGAGAAAGCGCgggaaaacttaaaattttaaaatatatgtaagaATGAAACCTccaaatgttttaaatttctcaaattaattACTTTTCGATAAACTATTGTCTTTCACACGTTATTTATATATTGTGTCATAGGtgtacttttattataaatatcatgTTTGCTATTTTTATCAGAAAAGGCAAATTTATATTTGAGTGTACTTGTAGTACTCTATGAAagtaacaaaaattttcaaattcctaaacttcattattttacaatatttaaattctcaaagtttctaatatttttaagattacTTACATTTCAAGAGAGACTTTTTAGAGACTTAAATatacaaacattcaaatttccaaatcccacaattcccaagtccttaaattttcaaaccttcaacccccaaaattgttaaatactcaagtttccaaatcttaagattcccaaattcccacaccatCAAtgtctgaaatccccaaattcgatcatttaaaatttacaatactcGCTGTCTGGACCCTACCATTAGCCGCGGTGGCTTTAATGATTAATCTTCCTATCTCTAGCGCACCTAGAGAATATAGATATTTAGAACTACGTCCATTCTCTTCATAACAAATGCAACAGATCTTGGTAGAAAAGTGACCCGTATTCGATGTTTAATTTACACGAATGAATTTTATTCCTTTCACTACCATCGACTATCCAACAAAGAAGCCCAAGAGCAAAGGCTACACAGGAAGACGAAGTCTCTCGAATTTAATAAtactaacaaaataattaaattatttcaataaacaCATATTGTatatgaaacaaaaaaaaagaaattaagtaTAGTCActtcaaaaatgaataaaaattgaaaatacaataaaaattaaaatacagttaaatatttatatgaacaGAAATAATAACTGAACTTAATATAGTAGTAAAATcagtaattaaattatataaaagataACATTTAACATTAACCAAAATCATCAAATAAGTGATGCCAACAAGATACAACAGAGATCagtactaaataaaaattactattcACAAAGCAACAATATTTAACTCAATTCCTCATTAAATCCGACGATATAAATTAACGTCGAATACGCTCATACAATATCAAGTAGTCAAAAAATAAGAGCGACATTCacaaaagagagaaaaaaaatttgCCTAAGAAATTACAATAACTCCGTAAAAGAAGAATATAAATTCGATATAAGTGGAGGTTGGTCGCGAGGAGCCAGGAGGGCGTCGTGGAACGCCGCTGGCCACGTGACCCGCCACCAGAATCCGCGGCGTCCGCCGAAAATCTAAATCCGTCCGAGCCGAGAAGAAGAGGCACCCGCCGGCCTCCGGGACTCTCGCTCTGCCCGAGAACCGCAAACGCGATAGTCAATAATTGCCTTTTGGGTGTACCGGATCGGGCAGACAGTGATCGTGGACCGCGTGCCCACCACGACTTGTTGGACCTACGTGACCCGTTCCTCTGGAGCCGGCTTCAGACAGGGTAGCTAATCTGGAACGATGATACGAGTCGACGAGACTGACCCAGTGGGCGGTAAGGAACACCATTTCTCTTCGACCAACCTTACAAATCGTGGCGGCTCTTCTTTCGCTACAACGTGGCGGCTCTTCTTTCGCTCGTGTCACGACGCGGTTCGTGAAAAACACTCGTTCGTACCTGGTTGACTGTCGCGATAATAGTTGATAACTGATCGAATTGATAACttaatcaaaaattgaaatgaaaatgaaaaatcaaaATCAATCGAAAAATCTTtaattgaatttgcaaattgttgaTGCTCGATGAATGAGAGTTTGAGACGTTGTTGCTAACTGAtcgatgagaatttggaaattgataaCTGATCGATGAGGCTCAGAAAAATCGTTGATAGCTGATTGATAAGAAAACTTGTTGGTAGATGAACAATGAGAAAACTTGTTGGTAGCTGAACAATGAAGAAACTTGCTGATATTTGATCAAAAAGAGTCTGGAGAATATTTGATGCTTGATTAATGAGAGCTAGAGAAATAACTGATACCTGATCAAGGAAGACTAGGAAAGTCGTTGATACCTGATCAATGGGACTCCGAAAAATCATTAATACTTGATCGACGAGAATCCGAAAAATTGGTGATATTTGATTGATGAGACTCCAAAAAGTCATTAATACTTAATTGatgagaattagaaaaattattgaTACTTGATCGATGAGActctgaaaaattattaatacttgatCGGTAAGAATCAGAAACATTGTTGATACTTGATCGATGGGACTCCGAAAAATCATTAATACTTGATTGatgagaattagaaaaattgttgaTACTTGATCGATGAGACTCCGAAAAGTCATTAATACCTGATCGACGAGAATCCGAAAAATTGTTGATACTTGATTGATGAGACTCCGAAAAATCATTAATACTTGATTGatgagaattagaaaaattattgaTACTTGATCGATGGGACTccgaaaaattattaatacttaatCGGTGAGAATCCGAAAAATTGTGATACCTGACTGATGGAAATCCGAAAAGTCATTAATACTAGAtcgataaaaatctaaaaaattgttaacactTAATCGATGAGACTCCGAAATGTCATTAATACTTGCTTGACTAGAATCCAAAAAGTCGTCGATACCTGATTAATAAGAACCCGAAAAAAATCCAAAATACTTGCTCGAGAATCTGAAAAATTGTCAACTACCAATAAGAATACAAAAAACATACTTGATCAACAAGAAACGAAAAAATCTTTGATGCGCGAATAAAAATAGAGATTCACAACACGCAAAAGAGACGTATAGGACGCGACTTTTCCCGATCTCGAGGAATCTCTTTCGAGTCAGTTGTTTCGCGATCGAGTGCAGTGTGTTCCAAGAGTGATTTTTCTGGAAATAAATGTTACGGTGATTCATTGGAATCTGGAACGAAGTACGAACGTCGTTCGGTGTTTGTTGATCCCCGTGAACGATCGGGATTCGTTCGAACGGAGATCGCAGACGTTTTACCAGCTGTCTCGGCGCGAAAGGGTGAAATGAGGTCGCGGTCGGTGCGAAACGACGCGTTTGTTTTAGGGACGCTTGTCGAACACGTTCGGTATAAAGGGATCTTTCGATGAACGTTCGTGAATCTACTCTTTGCACTTGTGCACGATTTTATTATTCGAGAAGTGCTCTGGCACTTTCATTCTTATGGAATGGATCTTTCTTTGGATGGAATGTATGTTTCATTCTTaggaatttaatatttagtaatattCATACTTTAGTAAAAttgattcttggaattttttagtaaaatggattttatttgaaatttatgtgtAGGACTTTTGTTGGAGAGGTAGATTTTTATATTGGTATattctaaatcatattaatgtgttatacatcacatattagacttatacatatgttttatacatgtgtgtatgttaCTTTGTCTAGAAGAACTTCACTGCAGTATACAATCTCAACTTCAATATATTATGTCAACTTCAATGTATATGTGTagtacatacatacaatatataGTATATGTGACATGTGTATATATTGACTTTATGTCAGTCACTAAAAGCTTGTTGATTTCAGTAGCATATAGtcagaaaagaaaaaatgttgGTTTAAGTGGACTAGTGAGATCATATCAAGTGTAATATCATAACAGTAATATAGCagtaaaatttgataacagtgacaATACTATACTAGTGGTAGAATAGTGAAATAGAAAGGtagtatgataataaaattatagtaaaagaTTGAGTAGTATTATATtagtatagtgaaatagtagaatagtggtGCAATAACGAATAAGTGGAATAATGAAATACTAGAATAATAGTAACGTAAAATAGTGAAGTATTAAAGAcactaaaatgataaaataataaaattgtgcaATAGTAAAATAGAGAAATAGCAAAATGGTAAAGTAGTGAAATGGTAAAACACAAGTGAAGCATAGTAGAACAGAGTAGAAtattataatagaaaaattagtagaaatagtagaatggtagaaatagaaaaaaatagtaaaatagtagaatagaaTAGTGGCattatagaataataaaatagtaaaatggtaaatcAATGAAATAGTGATAGAgtggtaaaatattaaaatactaaaatgtctcaatagtaaaatattaaattaataaaatgacaaACTAAAACAGTGGAACAGTAGAATAacaatataatgaaattatgaaacaaTAGAATAGCAATATAACAATGAAATACcagaataaaatagtaaaataataatacagtaatacaGTGAAACAATAGCACAATATAACAATGAAATACCAGagtactaaaataataaaataaaatattagaatattataaCAGCACCAACaccgaaataataaaataccacGATAATGAGGCACGTGGCATATCGTAATCTCGAGCATCCAAAgccaaataattaataataacacgTTATACTAAACGAAATGGAACGAGTAAGTATTTTGAACGGTGTACAAGGATTGATATAGTGCGTACATTGTGTACGACGGAGATGACGATTCGGTCGTTGAAGCTGGACCACACGATCAAACTACAAAAATCGCTAAATTTAAACACGAGACAATTCGATATATCTGCACAGCTTCCTGAATGTCAGAATTCATGAGTTGGCGAGCTTCCCTTGTAACCCAGTATCATCGAAAAATAGACGATTAACGTGCTATTTGATTTTGTGTGCAAAGAATTCACTTTCGATATCTTAACATTTTATTGACTACAACCATAAAAATGAACGTCGttcttaaataacaatttattggtACAAAAGTGGAAGACATGCTTAGATTATGGAGTTAGTACGTATTAAGATATTCTTTTCAAACTTTAGACCATAGTGAAACAGTTAAAAGTGAAAACAGTTAAAAGCTTCGTGTATAAAATATGAACTTGACATAATTTTCACTAAATAATTcagaatgaaataattttgtgagagaaaaaatttaacattgtaaaatgtaattttttagaAAAGATAGTAACTGAAAAATTCCGAAGAAATCTTTCaaattagaatattagaatGTTCAATACTTCGAAGAGTGACCTAACCTCTACAAATCTTTGCAGAGCAAACTCCTTGTACAATTTGTTCCTCATATATAATTACACGATACAATTTGTTTCTCATATATAATTTCAATCCACGTTATTAATAGATACAATATCAGAGAATATTACAGAATATCCTCCTTTTTATTAGTAACTATTTAGCTAAGTCCTTGACGTAGGTCATTGGTAACCATCGCTAACGTGTGAAATACTTGAGCACACAAGTTTCGCAAAAAGGCACTCTAGCGGAACTTGTTATCTGTAAAGGAATTTGAGTCGAATTTCAGCACGATCAGCTGCCGGCCTCGAGCaacaaaaatctcaaaatgcACGTTCCATGCGATTTTATTCCTATCGACGCACTTTTATCGTTCTCTATACAGAATGTATCGAGACAGGTGGCAGAAGATAAATTCCGTATCTTACGATAAATTAAAAACGCACAATAAAATGTTTACATTACTTCGTTTTCGAAAAATTGTATACGTACATGATCAGTTAACAAA
The Megachile rotundata isolate GNS110a chromosome 5, iyMegRotu1, whole genome shotgun sequence DNA segment above includes these coding regions:
- the LOC100877764 gene encoding serine/threonine-protein phosphatase Pgam5, mitochondrial, translated to MPISPNFRKWITGIGAISGAVFFYPNDSDNNEVPEKETPWIPTATPWTKWNHNWDRRDPKCLINPKKLDSLNDENKYSKEIVKKTAHAIRHIILVRHGQYNTKAKTQAEGTLTDLGKQQAEITGKRLDELGFPYTVLVHSTMIRAQQTAEIIMKSLKNVEVKNDSLLNEGAPIPPEPLINWRPELNFYTDGPRIEAAFRKYFHRADPSQEKDSYTILVCHANVIRYFVCRALQFPPQSWLRLSLGHASITWVTIYPDGIVTLWIFGDTAHMKPQFIS